GCTGCGAACATCGTTGACTGGGCGCTCCGTACAGCAACGATCTCGGGGTATGTCCAGCTCGCGGGATACGCCGGTTCCCTGGTCGGGAAGCCTGTAAAGCTGTCCCTTTACCGCGAGGGGCGGCTGGTCAAGGCCGTGGACACGGTGCTCGGGCCATCGGGCGAGTACAGCGTGTCGGTCTACCGCTCGGGCACGTACGACCTCGTGCTGAAGCCCGAGGGCTATCTTTCGGTGAAGCAGGTGGGCATCCCGCTCATCTACGGATACAACACAGTGGACTGGCAAGTGCCCTACATCGGCGATGTCAACGGCGACAACGCCGTGGATATCCGCGACCTGAACCCCATCCTGATCCACTTCGGGGCGCCCGGACCGCATCCGTGCGACGTGAACGGGGACGGCACGGTCGGATTGGACGACATCGCCGCGACCCTGGTGAACTTCGGTCGTTTCGGGCAGTAGGCACCTGTCGCGCGGTTTCGCCGTCCCGGCGATGAATCGCATCCGGCGGGACGCCGGAACTACGAAGCTCTGCGCCTCCCTGCTGACGACAAGGATATTTAGCATGTATAATGATCTGGGCCGAGCGCCCAGATCCCTGAAGAGGTGTCCCGTTGCAAACTGTTTCCATCGACCCGACAGCAATCACACAGGCCGATGTGGACCTCTATCGTCGGCAAGGTTACATCCGCTTTGGACGCATCCTCACCGACGACGAGTTGGCAGCCGCGCGCGAACACGTGGACTGGCTGATGGCCAACCTGAAGGAAGACGAGTGGCCGGAGCGTATGAACGGCATCCACAACGAAGACGAGAAGATGTACGCGCTATGCACCAACCCCCGTTTGTTGGATGCCGTCGAGAAGTTCATCGGCCCGAACATCGTGCTGTTCTCCAGCCATCTGTTGTGCAAGCCCGAGCGTGAGGGGCACGCTGTCCCGTGGCACCAAGACGGCATTTTCTGGCCGCTGGAGCCGATGGACATCTTGACCGTGTGGCTGGCGATTGACGACGCGGGGCCAGAAAACGGCTGCATGAGGGTCATCCCGGGTACGCACACCCGCGGCCCCATTGAGCACGTGCCGCAGGACACCGGCACACAGGTTCTGCACCTCGGCCTGCCGATGAGCGAGGTGGACGAGAGCAAAGCCGTGGACATCGAGCTGAAGATGGGTGAGTTCTCGATGCACGAGCCTTGGCTGATTCACGGCTCGAACGTGAACCGCTCGAATAAGCGGCGCGCCGGCTACACCATGCGCTTCATGCCGGCGACGACGAAGCTGACGCGCACACCGGGCTTCTACGAAAAGCACAAGATGTACGTCGTCCGCGGCAACCCGGTCCCCGGCATCAACGACTACGCGAACGTGTAGCCCGATTCCCCGACACCTTGCCCCCATCCGCCCTGGGATGGGGGCAAGCCAAGCCTAGGGAGTAACCAGCCCGGCCGAAGCAAGGCATCTCTCCACCCGATGATGAGGGTGGGTTATTGGGAACTGACT
This window of the Fimbriimonadia bacterium genome carries:
- a CDS encoding phytanoyl-CoA dioxygenase family protein translates to MQTVSIDPTAITQADVDLYRRQGYIRFGRILTDDELAAAREHVDWLMANLKEDEWPERMNGIHNEDEKMYALCTNPRLLDAVEKFIGPNIVLFSSHLLCKPEREGHAVPWHQDGIFWPLEPMDILTVWLAIDDAGPENGCMRVIPGTHTRGPIEHVPQDTGTQVLHLGLPMSEVDESKAVDIELKMGEFSMHEPWLIHGSNVNRSNKRRAGYTMRFMPATTKLTRTPGFYEKHKMYVVRGNPVPGINDYANV